A single region of the Pseudomonas mandelii genome encodes:
- a CDS encoding LysR family transcriptional regulator: MDKLNAMAIFVRVVERGSFSAVAREMQTSQPTISKVLRALETELGGKLISRSTRQLSLTDEGQRYYSECRQILAAVDAAEHSFHSGRETVAGNLKIGSSVSFGRLQIAPRLPEFLKQHPQVQIDLQLSDQNQDLVSEGLDVTFRIGELTDSGLIARRIGTTHRVTVAAPGYLKQHGQPQTPEELRGHNCLQFNLLNSQNLWVYESGAQHHEVRIKGNAKSNNSEAIREMVLGGLGIALSPVWLFSEDLNAGRVTAILQDYTAQSLPIHAMSPANRRQSARVKAFVDYMSQALETAPELQPVK; this comes from the coding sequence ATGGACAAACTCAATGCAATGGCCATCTTCGTCCGGGTCGTCGAGCGCGGCAGCTTTTCTGCCGTTGCCAGGGAGATGCAGACCAGCCAGCCAACCATCAGCAAAGTGCTAAGGGCGCTGGAAACTGAACTGGGCGGGAAGCTGATATCCCGCAGCACGCGTCAACTCTCGCTGACTGACGAAGGTCAGCGGTACTACAGCGAGTGCCGACAAATCCTCGCGGCCGTGGACGCGGCGGAACACAGTTTTCATTCAGGACGCGAAACCGTTGCCGGGAACCTGAAGATCGGTTCCTCGGTCAGTTTCGGGCGATTGCAGATTGCACCGCGGCTTCCTGAGTTTCTGAAACAACACCCCCAGGTGCAGATAGACCTGCAACTCAGTGACCAGAATCAGGACCTGGTCAGCGAAGGCCTCGACGTCACGTTCAGAATCGGCGAATTGACCGACAGCGGTCTCATCGCCCGCCGCATAGGCACCACCCACCGAGTGACCGTTGCTGCGCCAGGCTACCTCAAGCAACACGGCCAGCCGCAAACACCAGAGGAACTGCGCGGACACAATTGCCTGCAATTCAACCTGCTGAACAGTCAGAACCTATGGGTTTACGAAAGCGGAGCCCAGCATCATGAGGTGCGGATCAAGGGCAATGCAAAAAGCAACAACTCAGAGGCGATCCGCGAGATGGTGCTGGGAGGATTGGGAATTGCTTTGTCGCCGGTATGGTTGTTCAGTGAGGATCTGAACGCCGGGCGAGTGACTGCGATTTTGCAGGACTACACCGCGCAGTCGCTGCCGATTCATGCCATGTCCCCAGCGAATCGTCGCCAATCCGCCAGGGTCAAAGCCTTTGTCGACTACATGAGTCAGGCGCTCGAAACAGCGCCTGAACTCCAACCGGTCAAATAG
- the rhtA gene encoding threonine/homoserine exporter RhtA, with the protein MNDHPRSLVSTLFSVGLLLIAMASIQSGASLAKSMFPIIGAQGTTTLRLLFASVIMLILLRPWRAKLTAKSLRTVIVYGMALGGMNFLFYMSLRTVPLGIAVALEFTGPLAVAIYASRRAIDFLWIALAAIGLLLLIPTGATSAGIDLAGASYALGAGVCWALYILFGQKAGADNGVQTAALGVMIAALFVAPIGIVHAGAALLTPSLIPVAIAVALLSTALPYTLEMVALTRMPTRTFGTLMSIEPAIGALSGLLFLHEYLTLSQWMAIMCIILASVGATMTMGSAAKPAVAAD; encoded by the coding sequence ATGAATGACCATCCCCGCAGCCTCGTCTCGACCCTGTTCTCGGTGGGCCTCCTTTTAATAGCCATGGCGTCGATCCAGTCCGGCGCCTCATTGGCCAAAAGCATGTTCCCGATTATCGGCGCTCAGGGGACCACCACCCTGCGGCTGCTCTTCGCCAGCGTGATCATGCTGATCCTGTTGCGCCCATGGCGGGCGAAGCTCACCGCAAAGTCCTTGCGTACCGTTATCGTCTACGGGATGGCACTGGGCGGCATGAACTTCCTCTTCTATATGTCTTTGCGCACCGTCCCCCTGGGTATTGCCGTCGCCCTGGAGTTCACCGGGCCACTGGCGGTGGCTATCTATGCCTCACGCCGCGCAATCGACTTTTTGTGGATTGCCCTGGCGGCTATCGGCTTGCTGCTATTGATACCGACAGGAGCGACAAGTGCGGGAATCGACCTGGCAGGCGCCAGTTATGCCTTGGGTGCAGGCGTGTGCTGGGCGCTGTACATCCTGTTCGGCCAGAAGGCCGGCGCCGACAATGGCGTACAGACCGCAGCGCTGGGAGTGATGATTGCCGCACTGTTCGTCGCGCCTATCGGCATCGTCCATGCCGGTGCCGCCCTGCTGACTCCGTCATTGATCCCCGTGGCCATCGCTGTCGCCCTTCTGTCCACCGCCCTGCCCTATACGCTGGAGATGGTCGCGCTCACCCGAATGCCAACCCGGACTTTCGGCACATTGATGAGCATTGAACCGGCTATTGGCGCGCTGTCTGGCCTGCTGTTTCTCCACGAGTACCTCACACTGTCACAGTGGATGGCGATCATGTGCATCATTCTGGCTTCCGTGGGGGCGACCATGACCATGGGAAGTGCTGCCAAGCCCGCGGTCGCGGCGGATTGA
- a CDS encoding TetR/AcrR family transcriptional regulator — MRYSANHKLETREKLLTSSAVSAKKSGFSTVGVDGLMKAIGLSGAAFYSHFSSKDELFASIVERELCQSLERLGADQDCDRLERCLKHYLSMAHVEHPESGCALPVLGAEIARSDIAVRQEAEVWICRLQERWASILESDSLAWAILSQCIGALVVARMLATPDIQRTVLKSSYDEIGRQIAGRHQPICK, encoded by the coding sequence ATGCGTTACTCGGCCAATCACAAGCTGGAAACAAGAGAGAAACTGCTGACAAGCAGCGCGGTGTCGGCCAAAAAATCCGGTTTTTCCACGGTAGGCGTCGACGGGCTGATGAAGGCGATCGGCTTGAGTGGTGCTGCTTTCTACAGTCACTTTTCGTCGAAGGACGAACTGTTCGCTTCGATCGTCGAACGCGAGTTGTGCCAAAGCCTGGAGCGTTTGGGTGCTGATCAGGATTGCGACAGGCTCGAACGTTGCCTGAAGCATTATCTGAGCATGGCCCATGTCGAGCACCCGGAGTCCGGTTGTGCATTACCGGTATTGGGAGCCGAAATTGCTCGTTCAGATATCGCTGTTCGCCAGGAGGCGGAGGTCTGGATTTGTCGGCTGCAGGAGCGTTGGGCAAGTATTCTGGAAAGCGACAGTCTGGCGTGGGCGATTCTGTCGCAATGCATCGGTGCCTTGGTCGTGGCGCGAATGCTGGCCACTCCCGACATCCAGCGCACCGTGCTGAAGTCCAGTTACGATGAGATTGGCCGCCAGATTGCCGGGCGGCATCAACCTATTTGCAAATGA
- a CDS encoding zinc-dependent alcohol dehydrogenase family protein, with the protein MTDSLQMRALIVDVANGPLRLVSIPRPVPGPGQVLVRIKASGVNPLDGKIRSGQAAHARQPLPAVLGMDLAGTIDTLGEGVSGWLPGDEVYAMATGIGGAQGSLAQFAVVDARLLAHKPGNLSMRETAGLPLVLITAWEGLVDRARVRAGQKVLIHGGAGGVGHVAVQIARAFGAEVFATGSAGQQAIIESFGATFIDYRKSSVEDYVAEHTGGEGFDIVYDTVGGETLDASFKAARVYEGHVVSCLGWGQHSLAPLSFRAATYSGVFTLLPLLTGKGGEHHGQILRDAAKLIEAGKLKPLLDPRQFTLQTAEAAHELLAGGAAQGRLVIEI; encoded by the coding sequence ATGACTGACTCACTTCAAATGCGTGCTCTGATTGTTGATGTGGCCAACGGGCCGTTACGCTTGGTTTCCATCCCGCGACCTGTGCCAGGGCCGGGTCAGGTGTTGGTCAGGATCAAAGCCAGTGGAGTGAATCCGCTGGATGGAAAAATTCGTTCGGGTCAGGCGGCTCATGCGCGTCAGCCCTTGCCAGCGGTGCTGGGCATGGATCTGGCCGGGACGATCGATACATTAGGGGAGGGCGTAAGTGGATGGCTGCCGGGTGATGAGGTCTACGCGATGGCGACCGGAATCGGCGGTGCGCAAGGTTCGCTTGCGCAGTTCGCGGTGGTTGATGCGCGTCTGCTGGCGCACAAACCGGGCAATCTGAGTATGCGTGAGACCGCCGGGTTACCCCTGGTGTTGATAACCGCATGGGAAGGATTGGTAGATCGGGCTCGAGTGCGTGCCGGTCAGAAGGTGCTGATCCATGGCGGTGCCGGGGGTGTCGGGCACGTGGCGGTGCAAATAGCCCGGGCTTTCGGTGCTGAAGTATTCGCCACGGGCTCTGCGGGTCAGCAGGCAATCATCGAAAGCTTCGGTGCGACGTTTATCGACTACCGCAAGTCTTCGGTTGAGGACTATGTGGCGGAGCACACGGGGGGAGAGGGGTTCGATATAGTCTATGACACGGTGGGCGGTGAAACGCTGGATGCTTCCTTCAAGGCTGCTCGGGTCTACGAGGGGCATGTGGTGAGCTGTCTTGGATGGGGGCAGCACAGTCTGGCACCGTTGTCGTTTCGGGCCGCGACTTACTCCGGAGTGTTTACCTTGTTGCCTTTATTGACTGGCAAGGGCGGCGAGCACCACGGACAGATCCTTCGGGACGCCGCGAAGTTGATTGAGGCCGGTAAGCTGAAGCCGTTGCTTGACCCGCGGCAGTTCACATTGCAAACCGCCGAGGCCGCCCATGAACTGCTCGCTGGTGGAGCGGCTCAAGGTCGTTTGGTCATCGAGATTTAA
- a CDS encoding 2-hydroxychromene-2-carboxylate isomerase → MSKTVEFFFDLGSPATYLAYTQLPKICEQTDSQLVYKPMLLGGVFKATGNASPATIPAKGRYMFQDLDRYAKRYGVPLKFNPHFPINTLMLMRAVTGMQLRHPERFHAFIDCLFHALWVEGRSLDDPATVAAVLTRNGFDPKEVLALTADEDVKAALKDNTEQAVQRGVFGAPCMFIGDQMFFGQDRLDFVLEALR, encoded by the coding sequence ATGAGCAAAACCGTGGAGTTTTTTTTCGATTTAGGCAGCCCCGCCACCTACCTGGCGTATACCCAATTACCGAAGATCTGCGAGCAGACCGACAGCCAGCTGGTCTACAAACCCATGCTGCTGGGCGGGGTCTTCAAAGCCACGGGCAACGCTTCACCGGCAACCATCCCGGCCAAAGGTCGCTACATGTTTCAGGACCTCGACCGCTACGCCAAACGATACGGCGTGCCACTGAAGTTCAACCCGCACTTCCCTATCAATACCCTGATGCTGATGCGCGCCGTCACCGGTATGCAATTACGTCATCCCGAACGCTTCCACGCGTTTATCGATTGTCTGTTCCACGCACTCTGGGTCGAGGGACGCAGCCTCGATGATCCGGCGACTGTTGCAGCCGTGCTGACGCGAAATGGTTTCGATCCAAAAGAAGTACTGGCCCTTACCGCCGATGAGGACGTCAAAGCCGCTCTCAAGGACAACACCGAGCAAGCGGTCCAGCGCGGTGTATTCGGCGCACCGTGCATGTTTATCGGCGATCAGATGTTCTTCGGTCAGGATCGACTGGACTTCGTCCTTGAGGCCCTGCGTTAA
- a CDS encoding SDR family oxidoreductase, whose product MNNKKVVLVVGAGDATGGAIAKRFAQEGFIACVTRRSADKLQPLVDAIKANGGDAHGFACDARKEEDVIALVEQIETEIGPIEAFVFNIGANVPCSILEETARKYFKIWEMACFSGFLNAREVAKRMARRQRGTILFTGATAGLRGAAGFAAFAGAKHGIRALAQSMARELGPMNIHVAHVVVDGAIDTDFIRNSFPEKYATKDEDGILNPEHIAENYWYLHCQPRDAWTFELDLRPWNERW is encoded by the coding sequence ATGAATAATAAGAAGGTCGTACTGGTTGTCGGCGCCGGTGATGCCACCGGCGGCGCGATTGCCAAACGTTTTGCACAGGAAGGTTTCATTGCCTGCGTCACTCGTCGTAGCGCGGACAAACTCCAGCCATTGGTCGATGCAATCAAGGCCAATGGCGGTGACGCCCACGGATTTGCCTGTGATGCACGTAAGGAAGAGGATGTGATTGCGCTGGTCGAGCAGATTGAGACCGAGATCGGCCCCATCGAAGCGTTTGTTTTCAACATCGGCGCCAATGTGCCGTGCAGCATTCTCGAAGAAACTGCCCGCAAGTATTTCAAGATCTGGGAAATGGCCTGTTTCTCAGGTTTTCTCAATGCCCGTGAAGTGGCCAAGCGGATGGCCAGGCGCCAACGCGGCACGATTCTGTTCACCGGCGCCACCGCTGGCTTGCGCGGAGCGGCAGGATTTGCAGCCTTCGCCGGCGCCAAGCACGGGATTCGCGCACTGGCTCAAAGCATGGCCCGCGAGCTGGGGCCGATGAATATTCACGTTGCCCATGTCGTCGTCGACGGCGCCATCGATACTGATTTCATCCGCAACAGTTTTCCGGAAAAGTACGCGACCAAGGACGAGGACGGCATCCTCAATCCCGAGCACATCGCCGAGAACTATTGGTACTTGCACTGCCAGCCCCGGGACGCGTGGACTTTCGAGCTGGATCTGCGCCCCTGGAACGAACGCTGGTAA